In the Verrucomicrobiota bacterium genome, TTTGAAAGCCAGGGCAAACTCCTCGAAGCCCAACGCGTCAAAATGCGAACCGAATATGATCTCGAAATGCTCGAGGAGATGGGGTTCTGCACCGGCATCGAAAACTACTCCCGCCACCTCAGCGGTCGCCCCCCCGGCTCCCGCCCCTACACACTCTTCGATTTCATGCCCGCGGACTATGTCCTCATCATCGACGAGTCCCACGCGACCCTCCCGCAAATCGGCGGCATGTCCGCCGGCGATCGTTCCCGCAAAACGGTGCTGGTAGACCATGGTTTCCGCCTGCCCAGCGCCCTCGACAACCGCCCTCTCCGCTTCGACGAATTCCAAGCCTGGCAAAAGCAATCCATCTACGTCAGCGCCACCCCGGCCCCACTCGAAACGGATTGGGCCGGACCCCGGGTCGTGGAACAAATCGTCCGGCCCACCGGGCTCGTCGACCCCAAAATCACGGTGAAACCCCTTCGCGGCCAAATCGACGATCTCATCGAGGAAGCTCGCAAACGCGTCGAACGCAAGGAACGCGTGCTGGTCACCACCCTGACCAAGCGCAATGCCGAGGAACTCGCCGACTACCTGCGCAACATCGGAATCAACGTCCGCTATCTCCACAGCGAAATCGACGCCATCGAACGCGTCGAAATCCTCCGCGCCTTGCGAAGGGGGGATTGTGAAGTGCTCGTGGGCATCAACCTCCTCCGCGAAGGGCTCGACCTGCCCGAAGTCTCACTGGTTGCAATCCTGGACGCCGACAAGGAAGGCTACCTGCGCTCCGCCACCAGCCTCATCCAAACGGCCGGCCGCGCCGCCCGCCACCTCCACGGCGAGGTCATTCTCTACGCGGACCAGATAACTCGAAGCATTCGCAGATTCTTGGAGGTCTCCAATTACCGCCGGGAAAAACAGCTCGCCCACAATCAGGCCCACGGCATCATCCCTCGCTCCGTCAGCCGCGCCATCGAAGGCAGCCTCGTGACCAGGGAAACCGCGCAAAAGAAATCCGCCTTCGTCCTCAAGGAATCCACCACCCATTTCGACCTGGTCGATACCATCCGGGAACTCAACGCGGAAATGCTCGAAGCCGCCAACAACCTCGAATTCGAAAAAGCCGCGCTGCTCCGCGACCAAGTCAAGGAACTCAATCGCCTGCTGGAAGGCGG is a window encoding:
- the uvrB gene encoding excinuclease ABC subunit UvrB encodes the protein MESFELAAPYQPAGDQPAAIRALTEGLRQGHPHQVLLGVTGSGKTFTIANVIRNVNRPALVISHNKTLAAQLYAEFKSFFPRNAVEYFVSYFDFYQPEAYIPRTDTFIEKDSSVNEEIERLRLSTMSSLFSRRDVIVVASVSCIYGIGSREDYEASIIPVRVGQALNRDQLLCRLVDLQYHRNDMEFSRGHFRVRGDVVELCPSHSEDALRFEFFGDEVERLTRFDPLTGETLEPLESLTIYPSKQYVTPIEKTKSALLTIREELGERVAWFESQGKLLEAQRVKMRTEYDLEMLEEMGFCTGIENYSRHLSGRPPGSRPYTLFDFMPADYVLIIDESHATLPQIGGMSAGDRSRKTVLVDHGFRLPSALDNRPLRFDEFQAWQKQSIYVSATPAPLETDWAGPRVVEQIVRPTGLVDPKITVKPLRGQIDDLIEEARKRVERKERVLVTTLTKRNAEELADYLRNIGINVRYLHSEIDAIERVEILRALRRGDCEVLVGINLLREGLDLPEVSLVAILDADKEGYLRSATSLIQTAGRAARHLHGEVILYADQITRSIRRFLEVSNYRREKQLAHNQAHGIIPRSVSRAIEGSLVTRETAQKKSAFVLKESTTHFDLVDTIRELNAEMLEAANNLEFEKAALLRDQVKELNRLLEGGAAGTSTTSPPLATYPRPSRKKAGAARPTRRG